The DNA region CTTCATCTCGAACCCCAGGCCCGAGCAGGTCTGGCACATGCCGGCGGGATTGTTGAAGCTGAAGAGCTGCACCGTGGGGTCGGGGAACGATATCCCGCAGTGGAGACACGCGTTCTGTTCGCTGAAGAAGGTTTGCTCACCGCTGTCGGCGTCGACGACGGCCATGCCGCCCGATCCCTCCTTCAGCGCCGTCTCTACCGAGCTGGTCAGCCTTGTGTCGATCCCGGGCTTCACGGAGATGCGGTCCACGACCACCATGAGGTCGTGCCTGCGCTTCTCCTGCAGCCTGATCCCCTCGTCGAGGGAGCGGATCTCCCCGTCGACCAGGATCCTGACGTAGCCCTTCTTCCGGAGGTCGGCGAGCAGCTCGGTGTAGGCCCCCTTGCGGCCCTTCACCAGAGGGGCGGCTATCAGGAGGCGGCTGCCCTCGGGCATCGACGAGATCCTGTCGACTATCTGCTGCGCCGACTGCCTGCCCACGCCCCTTCCGCACGAGGGGCAGTGGAGCTGGCCGATCCTGGCGTAGAGGACCCTGAGGTAGTCGGCGATCTCGGTGACGGTGCCCACCGTGGAGCGCGGGTTGTGGCTGACGGTCTTCTGCTCGATCGAGATGGCCGGCGACAGCCCCTCGATGCTCTCGTACAACGGTTTCTCGAGCTGCCCGAGGAACTGCCGGGCGTAGGCCGAGAGGGATTCGATGTATCTGCGCTGGCCCTCGGCGTAGAGCGTGTCGAAAGCGAACGAGCTCTTCCCCGAGCCGGAGACGCCGGTGACGACCACGAGCCTGTTCCTGGGGATCGACACGTCGATGCCCCTCAGGTTGTGCTCCCTGGCCCCCCTGACAACTATCGCATCCATCCAGTTCCCGTATCTTCCTTTTATGAGTCTCTTACACGAATCCGAATGCCTGACCCGGACCCTGATGACCACATCGAGAACCTGACTGTTCCCGTATCTTCCTTTTATGAGTCTCTTGCACGAATCCGAATGCCTGACCCGGACCCTGATGACCACATCGAGAACCTGACTGTACCCGTATCTTCCTTTTATGAGTCCCTTGCACGGGTCCTAATCCCGTATCCGGACCCTGATGAACCGCCTGAGAATCCCGTCGCCGGCCCCGGTCCGACATGCCGATCCGGAGGCTGGGCACAAGAAACGGAATATAGCCTGGGACACGGTTTCTGCGAGAGGCCTGCGGCCCTGCGCCACAATAGCCCCAGTGCGCACCGGCTCCGGTTCCCGGGAGGGGTGACGCGGACACAACAAGATGTCCGACAGCATCATGCGGCGCAGGATGGTTCTGGCAAGGCTGTTGCTGATTGTCTCCAGAGGCCGGAGAACGTCCGGCCGGCATGACCAGGAGAGGCGATGCATCACCGTACCAGAGACTACCGCTGCGGAGAGCGGGCTGTCAGCGCCTGCCGGGAAGCCTGCGGATGCGGCGGCCCCTCGGCCGTCGCTGCGGGGCGCGGTTCGCGGAAGCCTGCCATAGACGTCTACCGCGGTGACGGGGCGCTTCACGTCGTGGCCGAAGTGCCTGGATTCTCCCCGGGCGAGATCGACATCGACGTCAGTTCCGACTCGCTGCGGATGAGCGGGCGCAGGAGCGCCCCGGGAGCGGGGCTCGGGCAGACCTTCGTCAGGGAGTGCCTGCAGGGCGGATTCTCCCGGTGCGTTGCACTGCCGGGGGAGGTCGACGCGGGTTCGGCATCCGCCGAACTGGAGAACGGAATCCTGCACGTGGTCCTCCCTCTCGCCGGAACCGGCGTGACCGTGAGGATAAGACCGGAATAGGAACACGGGGCGCCGGCCGTGGCCGGACAGCCCGGGAAAGATCGTCAGTGGGAGTGAAAGGATGGTTGCAGTGGGCAAGGTCATAGGGATAGACCTCGGGACCACGAACTCGTGCGTCGCGATCCTCGAGGGCGGGGAGCCGTTCGTCATCCCCAACTCCGAAGGCTTCAGGACGACTCCGTCCGTCGTGGCCTTCACCGACGGCGGGGAGCGCCACGTCGGCGTCGTCGCCCGCAGGCAGGCCATAGCGAACCCGGTGAACACGGTGTTCTCGATCAAGAGGTTCATGGGGCGCAAGTTCAGCGAGGTGGACGCCGAGAAGGCCCGGGTCCCCTACAAGGTGGTCGAGGGGCCCAACGGCGACGCGATGATCGAGATCCAGGGCAGGAAGTACTCCCCTCCGGAGATCTCCGCGATGGTCCTCCAGAAGATGCGGCAGACCGCGGAGGACTACCTGGGCGAGAAGGTGACCCAGGCCGTCGTCACCGTGCCTGCATACTTCAACGACAGCCAGAGGCAGGCCACGAAGGACGCAGGAAGGATAGCCGGGCTCGAGGTGCTGCGCATAGTGAACGAGCCGACAGCGGCTTCGCTCGCCTACGGGCTCGACAAGAAGGGCATCAGCAAGACCGTGGCCGTGTTCGACCTCGGCGGCGGCACCTTCGACATCTCCATCCTCGAGATCGCCGAGGGCGTGTTCGAGGTGAGGTCCACGAACGGCGACACCCATCTCGGTGGCGACGACTTCGACCTCAGAGTCATCGACTGGCTGGTGGAGGAGTTCAGGAAGCAGGAGGGCGTCGATCTCTCCCGCGATCCGATGGCCCTGCAGCGGCTCAAGGAGGCGGCCGAGAGGGCGAAGTGCGAGCTCTCCACCACGCAGACCAGCGAGATCAACCTGCCCTTCATCACGGCCGACTCCTCCGGCCCGAAGCACATGATCATGAAGCTGACCAGGGCGAAACTCGAGCAGCTCGTGGACGACCTGGTGGAGAGGACCAGGAAGCCCTGCCTCGATGCGCTCAAGGACGCGAAGATCGATCCCGGCAAGCTCGACGAGGTGATCCTCGTGGGCGGGCAGACCAGGATGCCCCTCGTGCAGAAGATCGCCGGCGAGATATTCGGCCGCGAGCCGCACAGGGGCGTCAACCCCGACGAGGTGGTGGCAGTGGGCGCCGCCATCCAGGCCGGCGTGCTGACGGGCGAGTTCAAGGACGTCCTTCTCCTAGACGTAACTCCTCTGACCCTCGGCATCGAGACGCTCGGCGGCATCTCCACGGGCATCATAGAGCGCAACACGACCATCCCCACCAAGAAGAGCCAGATCTTCAGCACGGCCGCCGAAGGCCAGACCGCCGTAGAGATCCACGTTCTCCAGGGCGAGCGCAAGATGGCCTCCGACAACAGGACGCTGGGCAGGTTCATCCTGGACGGGATCCCGCCGGCTCCGCGCGGCATGCCCCAGATCGAGGTGACGTTCGACCTGGATGCCAACGGCATCGTTCACGTGTCGGCCCGCGACAAGGCCACGGGCAAGGAGCAGAAGATCAGGATCGAGGCCTCGAGCGGACTTTCCGAGAGCGAGATCCAGAAGATGGTGGGCGAGGCCGAGAGGTTCTCGAAGGACGACGAGCAGAAGCGCCAGAAGGCCGAGAAGAGGAACATGGCCGACTCGCTCGTCTACGAGGTCGACAAGGGTCTGAAGGACTTCGGCGACAGGCTCGACCCCTCGCTGAAGGCCTCCCTCGACTCTGCGTCTGCGGCCGTGCGCTCGGCAAGGCAGTCGGATGACGACCAGGCTCTGGACAGGGCCCTCGAAGACCTCCAGAAGGCCTGGAGCGCCGCCGGAGAATCGATTCACGCCCAGGCCCAGGCTGCCGGGCAGACCGGCGCAGACTCCCGGCCCGGACAGGAAGGGCCGGAGCAGGGCGGGAAGACCGTCGACGCCGATTTCGAAGTGGTGGACGAATGAGCGTGACCGGCGACCCCAGGAGATCCCAGTCCAGGCACCGGCGAGAGGCGTCGTACTCGCGCAGGAGGCAGCATCAGCCGCCCCCCCCTGAGACTGAAGCACCGGGCTCCGCCGGAGCCGGGGACGAGGTTCCGGCCGGGGATCAGGCCGCGGTCGAGGCCGCCGTCGAAACCGATCTGTCAGGCGAGATCGAGACGCTGCGCGAACAGAACCTCAGGCTGCAGGCCGAATTCGACAACTACAGGAAGAGGCAGGCGAGGGACTTCCACAGGCTCTGCTCGCAGGGCAGGAAGGACCTGATCGTGAGCCTGCTCGACATACTCGACGATCTCGACCTCGCGAGGGATCACAGCGCGAGCGGCACCCCGGCGTCCGATACGGTTGCCGGACTGTTCCAGATCGCATCGAAGCTCGAGGCTCTCCTCCGCCGCGAGGGCCTGGAGGCCCTTCCGCTCGCCCCTCTCGATCCCTTCGATCCCACGCAGCACGAGGCGGTCTTCGCCGAGGATGTCGAGGACATCGAGCAGGATATCGTACTCGAGATCCTGAGGAAGGGATACACCATCGACGGGGAGCTGGTGAGGGCGGCCATGGTCAAGGTCGGCAGAGCCGGCAGGGCCGCCGGCGGGGACGCGGAGCAGGATTGACGGACGGCAGGGATCTCTACGCCATCCTCGGCGTTGGCGAGAAGGCCACCGAGGACGAGATAAAGAAGGCCTACAGGAAGCTGGCCCGGAAGTACCACCCTGATGCCAACCAGGGTGACAGACGCGCCGAGGAGAAGTTCAAGGAGATCTCAGACGCCTATGACGTTCTCCGCGACAGCGAGAAGCGGGCAAGATACGACGACCTGCGCAGCGGAAGAGCCTTCTTCGGCGATGCGGGCGCGGCCGGCGGGGAATCCTACGACATGGGCGGCGGAGGCTTCGGAGGATTCGAGGATCTTCTCAGCACCCTGTTCGGGGGGGGCAGACCCAGGCCTTCCGCCAGACAGGCCCCTTCGGGCGAAGTCGTCATCCCGTTCGCCACTGCCGCGCGAGGGGGCGTCGTCGACGCCGTGGTCAGGGTCGAGAAGCCCTGCCCGGTCTGCGGCGGGGCGGGCGGCACGGGGGAGAAGACCTGTCCCACCTGCAAGGGCAGCGGCACGAGGACCGAGAAGCGCGGAGCCTTCAGCACGATGCACGCGTGCACCGGCTGCGGGGGCACGGGCAGGGTCCTCACGGCGAAATGCGGCTCCTGCAGCGGCACGGGAAGGGCGTCCTCGAACCAGCGCATGTCGATCGACGTGCCTCCGGGCTCGTCCGACGGCGATCTGCTGAGGCTCAGGCAGCCCGACGGCTCGTCGGCCATCATCAGGCTGAGGGTCAGTCCCGACAGGTTCCTCCGCCGCGAAGGGCTGGACATACACTGCTCGGTTACGGTCACCGCCCCGAGGGCGGCCCTGGGCACCACGATGACGGTGCGGACCCTGGACGGCAGGATCCGTCTCAGGATCCCGCCCGGCACCCAGCCCGGCACCATCCTGAGGATCCCCGGGAAGGGGGTGCCGCACGGTTCGTCGCGCGGCGACCAGTACGTCCGGGTCGAGGTTTCCGTGCCCGTGCCCGCGAACGACGATGAGCGCCGCCTGTGGGAACAGCTCCAGTCGCTCGAGGGTATACGGAGGCAGCACGGGAGCGTATGAAAACCCGGAGGAAACGGCGATGACACTTTCCAGAAGCATTGTCTCCGCGCTGCTCCTCATCTCCGCCTCGGCCTGCAGGGGCCAGGCGGAGCCCGGAGCCATGGCGGCGGCCGATCCGGCGGGAGCGCCCGGATCGGAGCCGGTCACCGATCCCGGGGCGCTCAGCGAGGCTTTCTGCGAGATCGCCTCGTCGGCGGGGCCCTCGGTTGTGACGATCACATCGAGAAGCGTCGAGAAGGCCGTATTCCCCGACTTCCAGTCCATCCCATCCCCGTTCGGGATCGATCCGTGGTTCGGCTTCCCGGGCATGCAGGAGAGGGAGTACGTCAGGGAGGGCCTCGGCAGCGGCGTGATCATAGATCCCCGGGGCTTCATTGCGACGAACAACCACGTCGTCGAAGGAGCCGACGAACTCGAGGTCATCCTGCCCGACGGGTCGAGGTTCCCCGCGGTCCTGACGGGAACCGACCCCAGGACCGATCTGGCGGTTGTGAAGATCGACCCCGGCCAGATCCCTCTCACGGCCCTGCCCCTGGGGGACGCCGGTGATCTGAGGGTGGGGCAGATCGTGCTCGCTGTGGGATCGCCGTTCGCACTCAGTTCGTCCGTCACCCAGGGCATCATCAGCTACATCGGGCGCACGGGCGTGGGGCTGACCGACTACGAGGACTTCATCCAGACCGACGCAGCAATCAATCCGGGCAACAGCGGCGGGGCACTGGTGAACCTCGACGGCGAACTGGTGGGGATCAACACTGCCATCGCGAGCCGCACCGGGGGATACGACGGGATAGGTTTCGCCATCCCCGTCGACATCGTGGAGATGGTTACATCCGAGATCATGGAGCAGGGCTCCGTCTCGCGGGGATGGCTCGGCGTGATGATCCAGGACGTCACGGCGGGCTTCGAGGAGGAGTTCGGCGAGGACAGCGGCGTGATAGTGTCGGAGGTGGCGCCGGGCAGCCCTGCCGCAGAGGCGGGCCTCCGTGTCGGTGACGTGATCGTCGGGCTCGACGGAGAGCCCGTCGAGTCGGTCGCCGGTTTCAGGAACACCATCGCCGCCATGGACACGGGCGACACCGTGAGGCTGCTGGTCAGCCGCGACGGCGGCAT from Candidatus Fermentibacter sp. includes:
- a CDS encoding Hsp20/alpha crystallin family protein: MHHRTRDYRCGERAVSACREACGCGGPSAVAAGRGSRKPAIDVYRGDGALHVVAEVPGFSPGEIDIDVSSDSLRMSGRRSAPGAGLGQTFVRECLQGGFSRCVALPGEVDAGSASAELENGILHVVLPLAGTGVTVRIRPE
- the dnaK gene encoding molecular chaperone DnaK, with translation MVAVGKVIGIDLGTTNSCVAILEGGEPFVIPNSEGFRTTPSVVAFTDGGERHVGVVARRQAIANPVNTVFSIKRFMGRKFSEVDAEKARVPYKVVEGPNGDAMIEIQGRKYSPPEISAMVLQKMRQTAEDYLGEKVTQAVVTVPAYFNDSQRQATKDAGRIAGLEVLRIVNEPTAASLAYGLDKKGISKTVAVFDLGGGTFDISILEIAEGVFEVRSTNGDTHLGGDDFDLRVIDWLVEEFRKQEGVDLSRDPMALQRLKEAAERAKCELSTTQTSEINLPFITADSSGPKHMIMKLTRAKLEQLVDDLVERTRKPCLDALKDAKIDPGKLDEVILVGGQTRMPLVQKIAGEIFGREPHRGVNPDEVVAVGAAIQAGVLTGEFKDVLLLDVTPLTLGIETLGGISTGIIERNTTIPTKKSQIFSTAAEGQTAVEIHVLQGERKMASDNRTLGRFILDGIPPAPRGMPQIEVTFDLDANGIVHVSARDKATGKEQKIRIEASSGLSESEIQKMVGEAERFSKDDEQKRQKAEKRNMADSLVYEVDKGLKDFGDRLDPSLKASLDSASAAVRSARQSDDDQALDRALEDLQKAWSAAGESIHAQAQAAGQTGADSRPGQEGPEQGGKTVDADFEVVDE
- the grpE gene encoding nucleotide exchange factor GrpE, giving the protein MSVTGDPRRSQSRHRREASYSRRRQHQPPPPETEAPGSAGAGDEVPAGDQAAVEAAVETDLSGEIETLREQNLRLQAEFDNYRKRQARDFHRLCSQGRKDLIVSLLDILDDLDLARDHSASGTPASDTVAGLFQIASKLEALLRREGLEALPLAPLDPFDPTQHEAVFAEDVEDIEQDIVLEILRKGYTIDGELVRAAMVKVGRAGRAAGGDAEQD
- a CDS encoding J domain-containing protein, which translates into the protein MTDGRDLYAILGVGEKATEDEIKKAYRKLARKYHPDANQGDRRAEEKFKEISDAYDVLRDSEKRARYDDLRSGRAFFGDAGAAGGESYDMGGGGFGGFEDLLSTLFGGGRPRPSARQAPSGEVVIPFATAARGGVVDAVVRVEKPCPVCGGAGGTGEKTCPTCKGSGTRTEKRGAFSTMHACTGCGGTGRVLTAKCGSCSGTGRASSNQRMSIDVPPGSSDGDLLRLRQPDGSSAIIRLRVSPDRFLRREGLDIHCSVTVTAPRAALGTTMTVRTLDGRIRLRIPPGTQPGTILRIPGKGVPHGSSRGDQYVRVEVSVPVPANDDERRLWEQLQSLEGIRRQHGSV
- a CDS encoding Do family serine endopeptidase, with translation MTLSRSIVSALLLISASACRGQAEPGAMAAADPAGAPGSEPVTDPGALSEAFCEIASSAGPSVVTITSRSVEKAVFPDFQSIPSPFGIDPWFGFPGMQEREYVREGLGSGVIIDPRGFIATNNHVVEGADELEVILPDGSRFPAVLTGTDPRTDLAVVKIDPGQIPLTALPLGDAGDLRVGQIVLAVGSPFALSSSVTQGIISYIGRTGVGLTDYEDFIQTDAAINPGNSGGALVNLDGELVGINTAIASRTGGYDGIGFAIPVDIVEMVTSEIMEQGSVSRGWLGVMIQDVTAGFEEEFGEDSGVIVSEVAPGSPAAEAGLRVGDVIVGLDGEPVESVAGFRNTIAAMDTGDTVRLLVSRDGGMLQMEAEVGEQPGEAPEAQAVEQTTVRTGTGWTLADLDERTAASLGYDGTGVIVASTDQGGAADRSGLVRGDIIVEVDREPVSSVDEARRLVSASGDGVLLLVWRGGHTIFILLELG